From a region of the Georgenia yuyongxinii genome:
- a CDS encoding AAA family ATPase encodes MDGPARRRLGRGLAPSAAAAAVLAEDLGIGCDNTAKWLYEHARGRAAFRPGQLLIVDEATLAGTRALDRLTALAHAAGAKVLLVGDWARLQSVDAGGAFALLVHARGDDVPELSEVHTASPTTGRSAPRWRCAEARSTSSAPTPPTTGCARAPPPR; translated from the coding sequence ATGGACGGCCCGGCACGGCGCCGGCTCGGTCGTGGACTCGCACCGTCCGCCGCCGCAGCCGCGGTGCTGGCCGAAGATCTGGGCATCGGGTGCGACAACACGGCTAAGTGGCTCTACGAGCACGCCCGCGGCCGCGCCGCGTTCCGGCCCGGGCAGCTCCTCATCGTCGACGAGGCCACCCTCGCCGGTACCCGTGCCTTGGACCGTCTCACCGCCCTGGCCCACGCCGCCGGGGCGAAGGTGCTGCTCGTCGGGGACTGGGCCCGGCTGCAGTCCGTCGACGCCGGCGGCGCCTTCGCGCTTCTGGTCCACGCGCGCGGCGACGACGTCCCCGAACTCAGCGAGGTGCACACCGCTTCACCCACGACTGGGAGAAGCGCGCCTCGCTGGCGCTGCGCCGAGGCGAGGTCGACGTCATCGGCACCTACGCCACCCACGACCGGCTGCGCGAGGGCACCACCGCCCAGATGA
- a CDS encoding glycoside hydrolase family 3 protein, translated as MPSKKVAPRRVTARSKSVIESDGLTFKDLNANGVLDPYEDWRLPTEERVSDLLGRMTVAEKVGILLITSHYMGASGIIGDPDQGLLNAHEKWSTENIWATDSSSTRFFDPPVLDYVGSEKAIRELCLRYFIIRDNPTSYDLATWVNALQELAESTRLGIPVVMVSNPRNHLSDTKIFGVAETADQMSQWPGELGLAATQDPDLVEEFGRLSAAQWRSAGITKGYMYMADIVTDPRWSRAEGTFGENTELAAQMVAAVTRGFQGPRLGEHSVSLTTKHFPGGGPRDRGHDPHFHHGRYQPYPTPGSLYRYHLPVFQAAIDAGTTSVMPYYATTTNARSAPQLHGDRPFAEVGFGYDRYLLTDVLRGELGFTGYVNSDTGITTGMPWGVESLTRPERFGLAIEAGINAFSGDGNPEPLLDAVAQGLVSDADLDRCARYLLTEMFDLGLFEDPYVDPDEAQARAEDMSIAALAAQAHRRSLVLLRNDKELLPLTADAGGDGRGTSGERDRVTTGTPAGHAPRLPAARTVRLYVEVFTGKDKDAENARIVGEVRDALGTDPTIEVVTTLDDATHVLLWVRPAMSLLDDRAGHELSIVLDQETGIDAYRVVEIENAVPTILAVNFTNPWLLDRVAPAADAVIGTFGTSTAAMIDLVRGLVTPTGKLPYAIPASEEAVRAKASDIPGAAEPEGYAYVDHAGGEYRFGYGLEDF; from the coding sequence ATGCCCTCGAAAAAGGTAGCGCCCCGCCGGGTCACGGCCCGCAGCAAGTCCGTGATCGAGTCCGACGGCCTGACGTTCAAGGACCTCAACGCCAACGGCGTACTAGACCCGTACGAGGACTGGCGCCTTCCCACCGAGGAGCGCGTGTCCGACCTCCTGGGCCGCATGACGGTCGCGGAGAAGGTCGGCATCCTGCTGATCACGTCCCACTACATGGGGGCCTCGGGGATCATCGGCGACCCCGACCAGGGACTGCTCAACGCCCACGAGAAGTGGTCCACGGAGAACATCTGGGCCACCGACTCGTCCAGCACCCGGTTCTTCGACCCGCCCGTGCTGGACTATGTCGGCTCGGAGAAGGCCATCCGCGAGCTCTGCCTGCGGTACTTCATCATCCGGGACAACCCGACCTCGTACGACCTGGCAACCTGGGTCAACGCGCTCCAGGAACTCGCCGAGTCCACCCGGCTGGGCATTCCCGTGGTCATGGTCTCCAACCCCCGCAACCACCTCTCCGACACCAAGATTTTCGGCGTGGCGGAGACGGCCGACCAGATGTCGCAGTGGCCCGGCGAGCTCGGCCTGGCCGCCACCCAGGATCCCGACCTCGTCGAGGAGTTCGGACGCCTGTCCGCCGCGCAGTGGCGATCGGCGGGGATCACCAAGGGCTACATGTACATGGCCGACATCGTCACCGACCCTCGCTGGTCCCGGGCAGAGGGCACCTTCGGGGAGAACACCGAGCTCGCCGCACAGATGGTCGCTGCGGTCACACGCGGCTTCCAGGGGCCGCGGCTCGGCGAGCACTCGGTATCGCTGACCACCAAGCACTTCCCCGGCGGCGGGCCGCGCGACCGGGGCCACGACCCACACTTCCACCACGGCCGGTACCAGCCCTACCCCACGCCGGGCAGCCTGTACCGCTACCACCTACCGGTGTTCCAGGCCGCGATCGACGCCGGGACGACGTCCGTCATGCCCTACTACGCAACGACCACCAACGCCAGGTCCGCCCCCCAGCTCCACGGCGACCGGCCGTTCGCGGAGGTCGGCTTCGGGTACGACCGATACCTCCTGACCGACGTGCTGCGCGGCGAGCTCGGCTTCACTGGGTACGTCAACTCGGACACCGGCATCACCACCGGCATGCCGTGGGGCGTGGAGTCGCTGACCAGGCCGGAGCGCTTCGGCCTGGCCATCGAGGCCGGAATCAACGCATTCAGCGGCGACGGCAACCCCGAGCCTCTGCTCGATGCCGTGGCGCAGGGCCTCGTCTCGGACGCCGACCTCGACCGGTGCGCACGATACCTCCTCACGGAGATGTTCGACCTGGGCCTGTTCGAGGACCCCTACGTCGACCCTGACGAGGCGCAGGCACGGGCCGAGGACATGAGCATCGCCGCCCTCGCGGCGCAGGCGCACCGGCGCTCCCTCGTGCTCCTTCGCAACGACAAGGAGCTGCTGCCGTTGACGGCCGACGCGGGTGGCGATGGCCGCGGGACATCGGGTGAGAGGGACCGCGTGACGACCGGAACCCCGGCCGGCCACGCTCCCCGGCTGCCGGCGGCGCGCACGGTCCGGCTCTACGTCGAGGTCTTCACCGGGAAGGACAAGGACGCCGAGAACGCGCGGATCGTCGGGGAGGTGCGCGACGCCCTCGGCACCGATCCCACGATCGAGGTGGTCACCACCCTCGACGATGCCACGCACGTCCTGCTCTGGGTCCGCCCCGCCATGTCACTGCTCGACGACCGCGCAGGTCATGAGCTCTCCATCGTGCTCGACCAGGAGACCGGGATCGACGCCTACCGGGTCGTCGAGATCGAGAACGCTGTGCCGACCATCCTCGCCGTCAACTTCACCAACCCCTGGCTGCTCGACCGGGTCGCACCGGCCGCCGATGCGGTGATCGGGACCTTCGGGACGTCGACCGCGGCGATGATCGACCTCGTCCGTGGCCTGGTCAC
- a CDS encoding relaxase domain-containing protein translates to MTVSMRVMSAGDGYAYLLRSVVTGDGRASQTSALTRYYTEAGTPPGTWMSSGVSQFGDGELEAWMTVTPEQLQALLGRGCDPLTGARLGRPYQRSASVAERIAARVAGIDRTLPAAEYDAEVARIKAEESERDRGPRLPGST, encoded by the coding sequence GTGACAGTGTCGATGCGGGTGATGTCGGCCGGGGACGGCTATGCGTACTTGCTGCGCTCGGTCGTGACCGGCGACGGCCGGGCGTCGCAGACCTCGGCGCTGACGCGGTACTACACCGAGGCCGGCACGCCACCGGGAACCTGGATGAGCTCCGGTGTTTCCCAGTTCGGCGACGGCGAGCTGGAAGCGTGGATGACCGTTACCCCGGAGCAGCTGCAGGCGCTGCTTGGCCGGGGGTGTGACCCGCTGACCGGGGCCCGCCTTGGGCGCCCGTATCAGCGGTCCGCGAGCGTGGCGGAGCGCATCGCCGCCCGCGTCGCAGGAATCGACCGCACGCTCCCCGCCGCGGAGTACGACGCCGAGGTCGCCCGGATCAAGGCCGAGGAGAGCGAGCGGGACCGCGGACCTCGGTTGCCGGGTTCGACCTGA
- a CDS encoding LysR family transcriptional regulator: MELRHLRYFVTVVEERSFTRAAQRLLMTQPPLSTAVAQLEKEVGVPLLLRHARGIEPTDAGSHLAREARRLLSELDDAVGGARELGSGRSGRLTIATVAAATWKLLPEVLTAFAHRFPGVDIEVEDAQADDVIERVRHGRASVGIVYCASTDELRTTAAAGLQVARIHQEPLAAVLPRDHPAARGGVVDLRELGGDRWVVAAAQSSFGGLDLLVYQAWEGAGISPAWQRTSATAALTLVSAASFVTLLPWQAASTAGDGVHVAPTLQRVPPLEAAAVWQGPTPSPGVRMFLTELRATRWASPTG; this comes from the coding sequence ATGGAACTTCGGCACCTGCGCTACTTCGTCACCGTGGTGGAGGAGCGCTCGTTCACCCGCGCGGCACAGCGGCTGCTCATGACGCAGCCGCCGCTGTCCACCGCCGTGGCCCAGCTCGAGAAGGAGGTTGGCGTACCGCTGCTCCTGCGCCACGCCCGGGGGATCGAACCGACGGACGCGGGATCGCATCTCGCGCGTGAGGCGCGTCGCCTGCTGAGCGAGCTGGACGACGCCGTAGGCGGTGCCAGGGAGCTGGGGTCTGGACGGTCCGGCCGCCTGACGATCGCCACCGTGGCGGCAGCGACGTGGAAGCTCCTGCCCGAGGTTCTGACGGCGTTCGCGCACCGGTTCCCGGGGGTTGACATCGAGGTGGAGGACGCACAGGCGGACGACGTCATCGAACGGGTGCGGCACGGCAGGGCGTCCGTCGGCATCGTGTACTGCGCGTCGACCGACGAGCTGCGCACGACCGCCGCGGCCGGGCTCCAGGTCGCGCGCATCCACCAAGAGCCGCTGGCGGCCGTCCTTCCCCGGGACCATCCGGCGGCGCGTGGCGGCGTGGTGGACCTGCGAGAGCTCGGCGGGGATCGATGGGTGGTGGCCGCGGCGCAGTCCTCCTTCGGCGGTCTCGACCTGCTGGTGTATCAAGCATGGGAGGGGGCGGGGATCTCGCCCGCTTGGCAACGCACCTCCGCCACCGCGGCACTGACGCTCGTGTCGGCCGCCTCGTTCGTCACGCTGCTGCCCTGGCAGGCGGCGTCGACCGCCGGCGACGGCGTGCACGTGGCGCCCACGCTCCAGCGGGTCCCGCCGCTCGAGGCGGCTGCCGTCTGGCAGGGGCCGACGCCTTCGCCGGGGGTGCGAATGTTTCTCACGGAACTACGCGCAACGCGATGGGCGTCTCCGACCGGGTAG
- a CDS encoding VOC family protein codes for MSDLFSRFHHICIVVSDIDRSVAAYESIGIGPWNDMSALPPITEFTIDGEAAELAGGFRYREAHVDGVAIRLCEPPEGDSPQRRFLDTKGQGVFHVGFAVDDIVAADTEVTQALGLSAYIRGRRSDGSGWTHFDTSEKFGVLLELRQSPAAKSADLQDA; via the coding sequence GTGAGTGATCTGTTCAGTCGCTTCCACCACATCTGCATCGTCGTGTCCGACATCGACAGGAGCGTGGCCGCCTACGAGTCCATCGGCATCGGCCCGTGGAACGACATGTCAGCCCTGCCGCCCATCACCGAGTTCACCATCGACGGCGAGGCGGCCGAGCTCGCCGGCGGCTTCCGCTACCGCGAGGCGCACGTCGACGGCGTCGCCATCCGCCTCTGCGAACCGCCCGAGGGTGACTCGCCGCAGCGGCGGTTCCTCGACACGAAGGGGCAGGGCGTGTTCCACGTCGGCTTCGCGGTCGACGACATCGTCGCCGCTGACACCGAGGTGACGCAGGCACTCGGCCTGTCCGCGTACATCAGAGGGCGGCGGTCCGACGGTTCCGGGTGGACCCACTTCGACACCAGTGAGAAGTTCGGCGTCCTCCTCGAGCTGCGACAGAGTCCGGCGGCGAAGTCGGCCGACCTGCAGGACGCCTGA
- a CDS encoding MBL fold metallo-hydrolase, giving the protein MTTDNLGDVSVTWWGASAVAIEFDSYRAIIDPVLVPDAGDCFDYVLVTREDHDHCHEPTLRRIVAGDRFTRMLAASGCAQASRLDVPSLGDGDLGFVEPAALTLMHPKYTRRGGAAASGAVVEVSLPGFRVEATESNEHDSLTLLGSRAWGKRYLPADGTPWPAGRGPLAPFGALPPLGFVVTAENGFSVWHPGDLQIGYDALYRLAGRVDLMLWPLNPMLGAELPVMEIVRPRMVLPIHYRPASQSPPAVAEGLRFTDPFSGRPHDGAGMAAYREEIRSLIAHGWSASPRDAEQRIDDLRPAIHDLGAELLTPLPGEPVRLQTRTIEPAMGAAR; this is encoded by the coding sequence ATGACGACTGACAATCTTGGCGACGTCTCCGTCACGTGGTGGGGCGCTTCCGCCGTCGCGATCGAGTTCGACTCGTATCGGGCGATCATCGACCCGGTCCTCGTCCCCGACGCCGGGGACTGTTTCGACTACGTGCTGGTCACCCGTGAGGACCACGACCACTGCCACGAACCCACGCTCCGGCGGATCGTTGCGGGCGACCGCTTCACGCGGATGCTTGCGGCGAGCGGGTGCGCCCAGGCGTCGCGCCTGGACGTGCCGTCCCTGGGGGACGGCGACCTGGGCTTCGTCGAGCCCGCGGCGCTGACACTCATGCACCCCAAGTACACCCGGCGCGGCGGCGCGGCGGCGTCCGGGGCGGTCGTCGAGGTGTCGTTGCCGGGATTCCGGGTGGAGGCGACGGAGAGCAACGAGCACGACTCGCTGACCCTCCTCGGCTCCCGCGCCTGGGGCAAGCGCTACCTGCCCGCCGACGGGACGCCCTGGCCGGCCGGCCGTGGGCCGCTCGCGCCCTTCGGCGCGCTGCCGCCGCTCGGGTTCGTGGTCACGGCGGAGAACGGCTTCAGCGTCTGGCACCCGGGGGACCTGCAGATCGGGTACGACGCGCTCTACCGTCTGGCAGGCCGCGTCGACCTCATGCTGTGGCCCCTGAACCCGATGCTCGGGGCCGAGCTGCCGGTGATGGAGATCGTCCGCCCTCGCATGGTCCTGCCGATCCACTACCGGCCCGCATCGCAGTCACCGCCCGCGGTGGCCGAGGGCTTGCGGTTCACCGACCCGTTCTCGGGCCGGCCCCACGACGGCGCCGGCATGGCCGCGTACCGCGAGGAGATCAGATCGCTCATCGCCCACGGGTGGTCCGCCAGCCCCCGTGACGCCGAGCAGCGGATCGACGACCTCCGGCCGGCGATCCACGACCTCGGTGCCGAGCTGCTCACGCCACTGCCCGGTGAGCCGGTCCGCCTCCAGACCCGCACGATCGAGCCCGCGATGGGAGCTGCACGATGA
- a CDS encoding glycoside-pentoside-hexuronide (GPH):cation symporter — protein sequence MQVTTSTTTRASTGGKLTLRNYLGYAAGDAANGLSWSMAGMFLTLYYTNVVGIEGAVIGTMLLVVRFVDAFTDLLAGRAIDAKKPGRLGKFRPFILWFSLPLMLTNMAIYSAKWFFPEISGTAAVVYMYVTYLLMASVFMTLVNIAYGAMAPSLTQDPAERSKLSAFRMYGAAIAVLVLAFVISPQIKAYLEDPAALQRSLFITTGAFVLVGMALYLFLVFNTKEKVLRPMDTVTLRDSLRTFTTNGPLRWLSLGSVLYLAGTTAFSTLGSYIAIYVQQDAGYIAWNILAQTAGLFAVGPFIPLIVRTIGKRTGYLILGGTTLVAAALLAFGPLSTVPALGLVAFFVAGIGIYGVNTLMWALEADTVEYGEWRTGLRTEGTTYAGFSFTRKMGQAFGGFVGGLALTWAGFSAQQASTGGQQAAGVGVSIQLWAGLILGAFSILSVAVMFFYPLTEAKFREITAEIAVRRAAAEQS from the coding sequence ATGCAAGTCACCACGTCCACCACCACCCGCGCCTCGACGGGCGGCAAGCTCACCCTCCGCAACTACCTCGGCTACGCCGCGGGCGACGCCGCCAACGGGCTCTCCTGGTCCATGGCCGGCATGTTCCTGACGCTCTACTACACCAACGTCGTCGGCATCGAGGGCGCCGTCATCGGCACGATGCTCCTCGTCGTCCGCTTCGTCGACGCCTTCACCGACCTGCTCGCCGGCCGGGCCATCGACGCCAAGAAGCCAGGCCGGCTCGGCAAGTTCCGGCCGTTCATCCTGTGGTTCTCCCTGCCCCTGATGCTCACCAACATGGCGATCTACTCGGCAAAGTGGTTCTTCCCGGAGATCTCCGGCACGGCCGCCGTGGTGTACATGTACGTCACCTACCTGCTGATGGCCTCGGTGTTCATGACGCTCGTCAACATCGCCTACGGCGCCATGGCGCCCTCGCTGACCCAGGACCCAGCCGAACGCAGCAAGCTCTCCGCCTTCCGCATGTACGGGGCCGCGATCGCCGTGCTCGTGCTCGCCTTCGTCATCTCCCCGCAGATCAAGGCCTACCTCGAGGACCCGGCGGCCCTCCAGCGGTCGCTGTTCATCACCACTGGCGCGTTCGTCCTCGTGGGAATGGCGCTCTACCTTTTCCTGGTCTTCAACACCAAGGAGAAGGTGCTCCGACCGATGGACACCGTCACGCTGCGGGACAGCCTCCGCACCTTCACCACCAACGGGCCGCTGCGCTGGCTCTCGCTCGGGTCGGTGCTCTACCTCGCCGGCACGACCGCGTTCTCCACGCTGGGCTCCTATATCGCCATCTACGTCCAGCAGGACGCCGGGTACATCGCCTGGAACATCCTCGCCCAGACAGCTGGACTGTTCGCCGTCGGGCCGTTCATCCCGCTGATCGTGCGCACCATCGGCAAGCGCACGGGCTACCTGATCCTCGGTGGCACCACCCTCGTGGCAGCGGCCTTGCTGGCTTTCGGACCGCTCTCGACCGTCCCCGCCCTGGGCCTCGTCGCCTTCTTCGTCGCCGGCATCGGGATCTACGGTGTGAACACCCTCATGTGGGCGCTGGAGGCGGACACCGTCGAGTACGGCGAGTGGCGCACCGGGCTTCGCACGGAGGGCACCACGTACGCCGGCTTCTCGTTCACCCGGAAGATGGGTCAGGCCTTCGGCGGTTTCGTCGGCGGACTGGCACTGACCTGGGCTGGCTTCAGCGCGCAGCAGGCCTCCACCGGCGGCCAGCAGGCCGCAGGTGTGGGTGTCAGCATCCAGCTTTGGGCGGGCCTGATCCTCGGCGCGTTCTCGATCCTCTCCGTCGCCGTGATGTTCTTCTACCCGCTGACGGAGGCCAAGTTCCGCGAGATCACGGCCGAGATCGCCGTGCGGCGGGCTGCAGCCGAACAGTCCTGA
- a CDS encoding Gfo/Idh/MocA family protein → MPAEQLTSVPADLAPSDGVTAPVGFALVGAGTIARVTADAISRLDGAELRLVVDRSAASAAALADEYGAQWSDDVPGYLSAPAAASVDVVVVSTPSGSHADLVVPALEAAKDVLVEKPLEITLDAAQRIIDAEVRTGRVVGVVSQHRFDRASERVVDAVRSGRLGRLTSAIASCAWWRSQAYYDSSGWRGTWALDGGGAAMNQGIHVIDLMLAVMGDPVEVFAHTSRLAHERIEVEDTAVATVRFASGALGAVHATTAAYPGVETSLRIFGDRGSAAIIDDELAYFHVRGDGDAERVMGPGPGPSTNQATDDDRLTRAELGLGPSHGHQLRDMVRVVRARRHGDPRAAPRVGTREGHQALALILAMYESASTGTKVRIPAAP, encoded by the coding sequence ATGCCAGCTGAGCAGCTGACGTCCGTGCCGGCCGACCTGGCGCCGTCAGACGGTGTGACAGCGCCGGTCGGGTTTGCCCTCGTCGGGGCAGGGACGATCGCGCGGGTCACCGCGGACGCGATCTCCCGGCTCGACGGAGCCGAGCTGCGACTGGTTGTCGACCGCAGCGCCGCCTCCGCCGCGGCGCTCGCGGACGAGTACGGCGCGCAGTGGAGCGATGACGTGCCCGGCTACCTGTCCGCACCCGCGGCCGCCTCCGTCGACGTGGTCGTCGTCTCGACGCCGTCGGGCTCGCACGCCGACCTAGTCGTGCCCGCCCTCGAGGCTGCCAAGGACGTCCTGGTCGAGAAGCCGCTCGAGATCACCCTCGATGCGGCCCAGCGGATCATTGACGCCGAGGTGCGCACCGGCCGGGTCGTCGGCGTGGTCTCCCAGCACAGGTTCGACCGCGCCAGCGAGCGGGTCGTCGACGCCGTACGATCCGGCCGCCTCGGCCGTCTCACCTCGGCGATCGCCTCGTGCGCCTGGTGGCGCAGCCAGGCCTACTACGACTCCAGCGGGTGGCGCGGCACTTGGGCGCTCGACGGCGGCGGCGCCGCGATGAACCAGGGCATCCACGTCATCGACCTCATGCTCGCCGTGATGGGGGACCCGGTCGAGGTCTTCGCCCATACCTCTCGGCTGGCTCACGAGCGGATCGAGGTCGAGGACACGGCGGTCGCCACCGTGCGGTTCGCGAGCGGCGCCCTCGGGGCCGTCCACGCGACGACCGCCGCCTACCCGGGGGTCGAGACGAGCCTGCGGATCTTCGGCGACCGGGGTTCCGCCGCGATCATCGACGACGAGCTCGCCTACTTCCACGTCAGGGGCGACGGCGACGCCGAGCGCGTCATGGGCCCCGGGCCCGGCCCGAGCACCAACCAGGCGACCGACGACGACCGCCTCACCCGGGCAGAGCTCGGGCTCGGCCCCTCCCACGGCCACCAGCTCCGCGACATGGTGCGGGTCGTGCGCGCCCGCCGGCACGGTGATCCCCGTGCGGCCCCCCGCGTGGGCACGCGCGAGGGCCACCAGGCCCTCGCCCTGATACTCGCCATGTACGAGTCGGCGAGCACCGGCACGAAGGTTCGTATCCCCGCCGCCCCCTGA
- a CDS encoding MBL fold metallo-hydrolase, which produces MSTDSVTWHGASGVEIDVNGKRVMVDPYMLPANVRAPHYICVTHNDHDHFDEPTIMGLTEQPGFERLILTRSCVEIDRLDSPAPGLSRNLSFVRDDQVTVMYPKYVRTPGDRHTGPTELELDEFRIEGIDSSERPEHYRLDPLSPPRWPEIAGPYVGHAEFPNLGYLITARSVGLTFYHPGDLHELFNAHRDLRGTVDVLFFPVPKFTGMEIAVVDMLRPRVVIPIHHRPDEPDFPIPLEVPEGFDPFPSDFEEFRDAKQVIMHGHWYGGDDRPLERMEELRPRFEALGASIEILRAGKPRPIASIGALHAS; this is translated from the coding sequence ATGAGCACCGACTCGGTGACCTGGCACGGCGCCTCCGGCGTCGAGATCGACGTCAACGGCAAGCGGGTCATGGTGGATCCGTACATGCTTCCGGCAAACGTCCGAGCCCCGCACTACATCTGCGTCACGCACAACGACCACGACCACTTCGACGAGCCGACGATCATGGGGCTCACCGAGCAGCCTGGTTTCGAGCGCCTGATCCTCACCCGGAGCTGCGTGGAGATCGACCGGCTCGACTCCCCTGCGCCCGGTCTCTCGCGGAATCTCTCCTTCGTCCGGGACGACCAGGTCACGGTCATGTACCCCAAGTACGTCCGGACCCCGGGCGACCGGCACACCGGCCCCACCGAGCTCGAGCTCGACGAGTTCCGCATCGAGGGCATCGACAGCAGCGAGCGGCCCGAGCACTACCGCCTGGACCCGTTGTCACCGCCGCGTTGGCCGGAGATCGCCGGGCCCTACGTCGGTCACGCCGAGTTCCCCAACCTCGGGTACCTCATCACGGCGAGGTCCGTCGGCCTGACCTTCTACCACCCGGGCGACCTGCACGAGCTGTTCAACGCCCACCGGGACCTGCGCGGCACGGTCGACGTGCTGTTCTTCCCGGTACCGAAGTTCACCGGCATGGAGATCGCCGTGGTCGACATGCTCCGGCCTCGGGTGGTCATCCCGATCCACCACCGCCCGGACGAGCCGGACTTCCCCATCCCGCTCGAGGTGCCAGAAGGGTTCGACCCGTTCCCGTCCGACTTCGAGGAGTTCCGCGACGCCAAGCAGGTCATCATGCACGGCCACTGGTACGGCGGCGACGACCGGCCGCTCGAGCGCATGGAAGAGCTACGGCCTCGCTTCGAGGCGCTCGGGGCGTCGATCGAGATTCTGCGCGCCGGCAAGCCACGCCCGATCGCGAGCATCGGAGCCCTCCATGCCAGCTGA